In Prunus dulcis chromosome 1, ALMONDv2, whole genome shotgun sequence, the following are encoded in one genomic region:
- the LOC117626793 gene encoding nuclear transport factor 2-like isoform X1 has protein sequence MENQSAHPHTLETVGHAFVKQYYDFFCHQPEFLHRFYHESSVLSRPEPDGKALKTVTTLQDINSMILSLDYNNYHLQILSADYQFSLNGGVIILVTGHLTGKDNVQRKFTQTFFLAPQDTGFFVLNDIFKYVDGVVENIVVDQSTPEASLAPNHVVTEPSAVADQPELNQTTSVEVNNTNGKELNNTHGKESINVLENGQETVTENSVVAENPVESSQNVAPQVTEAAASNTQKDAPKKSFASVVNALNGNNAPFLMRTRPTKPVERPREPVTPEAFSPQNNSAPEKNNVPAGKSYAIFVAKLPMNATVEELEKVFKQFGPIKRDGIQVRSNKQQGTCFGFVEFESAKAMQTALEASVKYGNFELRVEERRANNNERGRYPSGRGGYRNDSFRGRENYTGGQGYGRSDSEKSEHREFSGQTRGNAGRNGEAYQRPYQNGGKAARQTGKVVT, from the exons ATGGAAAATCAATCAGCACATCCACACACCTTGGAGACTGTGGGCCATGCTTTTGTTAAACAGTATTATGATTTTTTCTGTCATCAACCAGAATTTCTTCATAGATTTTATCATGAGTCAAGTGTTCTATCCCGCCCTGAACCAGATGGTAAAGCGTTGAAGACAGTGACAACCTTGCAA GACATCAATAGCATGATACTCTCCTTGGACTACAATAATTATCATTTACAGATTTTGAGTGCTGATTATCAGTTTTCATTGAACGGCGGAGTGATTATCTTAGTGACCGGGCATTTAACTGGAAAAGACAACgtgcaaagaaaatttactcAAACTTTCTTTCTGGCCCCACAAGACACAGGATTCTTTGTCTTGAACGATATCTTTAAGTACGTAGATGGTGTGGTGGAAAATATTGTTGTTGATCAAAGCACTCCAGAAGCTTCTTTGGCTCCAAATCATG TTGTTACAGAGCCTTCTGCTGTTGCTGATCAACCTGAGCTGAATCAAACTACATCTGTGGAGGTTAATAATACCAATGGAAAGGAACTTAATAATACCCATGGAAAGGAATCCATTAATGTGTTGGAGAATGGTCAAGAAACTGTTACTGAAAATAGTGTTGTTGCTGAAAATCCTGTTGAATCAAGTCAGAATGTTGCTCCCCAAGTAACAGAGGCAGCTGCTTCTAACACACAGAAGGATGCTCCAAAGAAATCTTTTGCATCAGTG GTGAATGCCTTGAATGGGAATAACGCTCCATTCCTTATGAGGACACGCCCCACTAAACCTGTTGAGCGGCCTCGTGAACCCGTAACGCCAGAAGCTTTTTCTCCCCAGAACAATAGTGCCCCGGAAAAGAATAATGTGCCTGCAG GTAAGTCTTATGCCATTTTCGTTGCCAAACTGCCCATGAATGCAACTGTTGAAGAATTGGAGAAGGTTTTTAAGCAGTTTGGACCCATCAAGCGTGATGGGATTCAAGTGAGAAGCAATAAG CAACAGGGAACCTGTTTCGGTTTTGTAGAATTTGAATCTGCTAAAGCCATGCAAACTGCACTTGAG GCATCTGTAAAATATGGGAATTTTGAGCTACGTGTTGAGGAAAGACGAG CGAACAACAACGAGAGAGGAAGGTATCCGTCAGGAAGGGGTGGGTACCGAAATGACAGTTTTAGAGGCCGCGAGAACTATACTGGAGGCCAAGGTTATGGAAGAAGTGATTCTGAGAAGAGCGAACATCGCGAGTTCTCAGGTCAAACTAGGGGCAATGCCGGTCGCAATGGAGAAGCTTATCAGAGGCCTTACCAGAATGGAGGAAAAGCTGCTCGTCAAACGGGAAAGGTGGTGACATGA
- the LOC117626774 gene encoding asparagine synthetase domain-containing protein 1, whose protein sequence is MCGIALIIHGVRFDLSSLFINSTFPVPKSEQLVFTIADLRAALRRRGPDSLGSWKLLLHSTVTSCLPEREIASSIEEIKEESCSEDERNCFSLENGRTENQFSTMPSSAAELHFFGASLQLRGISPIVQPLIDSSKNILVYNGEIFWGIDIGGEENDGEVLLQLLGECRSCSPYLHKTNNFDGMGEGSVPDILSRIKGPWAIIYWQESSKTLWFGRDAFGRRSLLVHWPTVADSRFLLSSVSPVSSDFEAENGTTKLSFWEELPCGIYSISMDAPKLDGLFLGEVKKHEWTNAILEELIKWERTSVEPKPEELHISSSKTLTRKHDSHSVNSDALPSKSGPMQASNSVLAQTVLMALKESVMRRSSLHTIFQAGRHDVENELVPVAVLFSGGLDSMIIAALLHECLDPSYDIDLLNVSFDGRSAPDRISAKAGLNELRRIAPLRKWKLVEINADLPTLTFETKHVMSLINPANTYMDLNIGIALWLAAGGDGWVYEENSNYNDEDRQCIKYKSKARILLVGSGADEQCAGYGRHRTKYRNGSWLALHEEMKLDMQRIWKRNLGRDDRCIADNGKEARFPFLDEDVIKILLGIPLWEVTNLDQPSGVGDKKILREVAELLGLSEAAALPKRAIQFGSRIARESNRKNYGSNRAANQASAGSAVIHKQLDMA, encoded by the exons ATGTGCGGAATTGCCTTGATCATCCATGGCGTTCGTTTTGATTTATCGTCCCTGTTCATCAATTCTACATTTCCAGTCCCGAAGTCTGAGCAA CTAGTCTTCACCATTGCCGACCTCAGAGCCGCTTTACGAAGGAGGGGTCCCGACAGCTTGGGCAGCTGGAAGCTACTTCTTCATTCAACTGTCACAAGTTGTCTTCCGGAGCGGGAAATTGCGTCTTCTATTGAGGAAATAAAGGAGGAGTCTTGTTCTGAAGACGAAAGAAATTGTTTCTCTTTGGAAAATGGACGAACAGAAAATCAGTTCAGCACCATGCCCAGCTCTGCTGCTGAGTTACACTTCTTTGGTGCCAGTTTGCAGCTCAGGGGAATAAGCCCAATAGTTCAGCCATTGATCGATTCCTCTAAGAATATCCTTGTTTATAATG GTGAAATATTTTGGGGAATAGACATTGGTGGTGAAGAAAACGATGGTGAAGTTCTTCTGCAGTTGCTGGGAGAGTGCCGGTCTTGCAGTCCCTATTtgcataaaacaaataattttgatgGCATGGGTGAAGGATCTGTCCCAGATATTCTTTCTAGGATCAAAGGGCCTTGGGCTATCATCTATTGGCAG GAAAGTTCAAAAACTCTGTGGTTTGGTCGAGATGCATTTGGTCGGCGGAGTCTTCTTGTTCACTGGCCAACAGTGGCTGACTCTCGGTTTCTGCTTTCGTCTGTATCACCCGTTTCTTCTG ATTTTGAAGCTGAAAATGGAACTACCAAACTAAGTTTTTGGGAAGAGCTTCCATGTGGAATATACAGCATATCTATGGATGCTCCAAAACTCGATGGGCTTTTTCTTGGTGAAGTGAAAAAGCATGAATGGACTAATGCCATCCTAGAAGAACTGATCAAATGGGAGAGAACTTCCGTTGAGCCCAAACCTGAAGAGTTGCATATTTCCAGTTCTAAGACTCTGACAAGAAAACATGATTCGCACTCAGTTAATTCAGATGCATTACCATCTAAGTCAG GACCTATGCAAGCTTCAAATTCAGTGCTAGCACAGACCGTTTTAATGGCTTTAAAGGAATCTGTTATGCGTCGCTCTTCACTGCACACAATTTTTCAG GCAGGTAGACATGATGTGGAAAACGAACTTGTACCGGTGGCAGTTCTTTTTTCTGGTGGATTGGATTCTATGATAATTGCAGCATTATTGCATGAGTGCCTTGATCCAAGCT ATGATATTGATCTACTTAATGTGAGCTTTGACGGGCGGTCTGCTCCCGATAGAATCTCTGCCAAGGCAGGGTTGAACGAACTAAGAAGAATTGCACCTTTGAGAAA GTGGAAGCTTGTTGAGATCAATGCTGATTTGCCAACCTTGACCTTTGAAACAAAGCATGTCATGTCGCTCATAAATCCTGCCAACACTTACATG GACCTGAATATAGGAATAGCTCTATGGCTTGCTGCTGGTGGTGATGGATGGGTGTATGAGGAAAATAGCAATTATAATGATGAGGATCGCCAATGCATTAAATACAAGTCCAAGGCTAGGATTCTTCTAGTTGGTTCAGGTGCAGATGAGCAATGTGCTGGCTATGGTAGGCACAGAACAAAATATAGAAATGGCAG TTGGCTTGCACTGCATGAGGAAATGAAATTGGACATGCAGagaatttggaaaagaaaCCTTGGGAGAGATGATAGGTGCATTGCTGACAATGGCAAGGAG GCAAGGTTTCCTTTCTTGGATGAAGATGTTATAAAAATCTTGCTTGGGATTCCACTCTGGGAGGTCACCAACCTTGATCAACCAAGTGGGGTAGGGGATAAGAAGATTCTGAGAGAG GTTGCAGAATTGCTTGGTTTGTCTGAAGCTGCTGCTCTGCCTAAAAGAGCTATACAG TTTGGTTCAAGAATTGCAAGGGAATCAAACCGAAAGAATTACGGAAGTAACCGTGCGGCAAATCAGGCATCTGCGGGAAGCGCAGTGATTCACAAGCAGCTGGACATGGCTTAG
- the LOC117615855 gene encoding ninja-family protein AFP3: protein MENMGEANEERRRAMEYLSLQIDKYPRDLLQRLMCSSNRQQSQYAEPSEEEESDELELNLGLSLGGRFGVDKSSKKKLIRSSSIAGTMPFVRDDNDPTTPAQVSCPASLMRTSSLPTETEEEWRKRKELQTLRRLEAKRRRSEKQRNSNSSKAEKEGVSLEEERRELEGGPNLRDKQQQPYDGANRVNRTVGQPFVLPSWAAAAAARQASVGGGVDALEKLKAEILGSLQGFGGQPTSQGSMESQGGSSSGMSELESKPLQGSSNCGEARSAASNQLLQERSNQDTVGSSGTGTAEDASRASRADVESKCKKPNSSEKSGRETRTNAMEDMPCVFTKGDGPNGRKVEGILYRYGKGEEVRIMCVCHGSFLSPAEFVKHAGGSDVTHPLRHIVVNPAATSFS from the exons ATGGAAAACATGGGTGAAGCTAATGAAGAGCGAAGGAGAGCAATGGAATATCTGTCTTTGCAAATTGACAAGTACCCAAGAGATCTGCTGCAGAGATTAATGTGTAGCAGCAACAGACAGCAGTCGCAGTATGCAGAGCctagtgaagaagaagagtcaGATGAGCTGGAGTTAAATCTCGGGCTTTCTTTGGGTGGCCGATTTGGGGTCGACAAGAGTTCCAAGAAAAAGCTAATCCGATCTTCATCCATTGCCGGAACTATGCCGTTTGTGAGAGACGACAACGACCCAACGACACCGGCGCAGGTGTCGTGCCCGGCGAGTCTGATGAGGACATCTTCACTTCCCACGGAGACAGAGGAGGAGTGGAGGAAGCGGAAGGAGTTGCAGACTCTGAGACGATTGGAGGCCAAAAGAAGAAGGTCAGAGAAGCAGAGGAACTCAAACTCAAGCAAGGCTGAGAAAGAAGGGGTCTCCTTGGAGGAGGAAAGGCGAGAACTTGAGGGGGGTCCCAATTTGAGGGATAAGCAGCAGCAGCCGTACGATGGGGCTAATAGGGTTAATCGGACGGTAGGTCAGCCTTTTGTGTTGCCAAGTTGGGCTGCAGCAGCAGCTGCTAGGCAAGCTTCCGTTGGTGGTGGAGTGGATGCACTGGAAAAATTGAAAGCTGAGATTTTGGGTAGTTTACAGGGATTTGGAGGACAACCCACTTCGCAGGGTTCGATGGAGTCACAAGGAGGAAGCTCGTCAGGGATGTCAGAATTGGAGAGTAAACCTCTTCAAG GATCCAGCAATTGTGGTGAAGCAAGAAGCGCTGCTAGTAATCAGTTGTTGCAAGAACGAAGTAATCAAGACACCGTGGGCTCTTCAGGGACAGGGACAGCTGAGGATGCATCCAGAGCTTCCAGAGCTGATGTAGAAAGCAAGTGTAAGAAGCCAAATTCTTCAGAGAAAAGCGGACGGGAAACGAGGACGAATGCTATGGAGGACATGCcttgtgttttcacaaaaggaGACGGTCCTAATGGTAGAAAAGTAGAAGGAATCCTATACAGATATGGGAAGGGAGAGGAAGTAAGAATAATGTGTGTTTGCCATGGcagctttctctctccagCAGAGTTCGTGAAGCACGCAGGAGGAAGTGATGTCACTCACCCACTTAGGCATATAGTTGTAAACCCTGCTGCCACTTCCTTTTCGTAA
- the LOC117626793 gene encoding nuclear transport factor 2-like isoform X2 codes for MENQSAHPHTLETVGHAFVKQYYDFFCHQPEFLHRFYHESSVLSRPEPDGKALKTVTTLQDINSMILSLDYNNYHLQILSADYQFSLNGGVIILVTGHLTGKDNVQRKFTQTFFLAPQDTGFFVLNDIFKYVDGVVENIVVDQSTPEASLAPNHEPSAVADQPELNQTTSVEVNNTNGKELNNTHGKESINVLENGQETVTENSVVAENPVESSQNVAPQVTEAAASNTQKDAPKKSFASVVNALNGNNAPFLMRTRPTKPVERPREPVTPEAFSPQNNSAPEKNNVPAGKSYAIFVAKLPMNATVEELEKVFKQFGPIKRDGIQVRSNKQQGTCFGFVEFESAKAMQTALEASVKYGNFELRVEERRANNNERGRYPSGRGGYRNDSFRGRENYTGGQGYGRSDSEKSEHREFSGQTRGNAGRNGEAYQRPYQNGGKAARQTGKVVT; via the exons ATGGAAAATCAATCAGCACATCCACACACCTTGGAGACTGTGGGCCATGCTTTTGTTAAACAGTATTATGATTTTTTCTGTCATCAACCAGAATTTCTTCATAGATTTTATCATGAGTCAAGTGTTCTATCCCGCCCTGAACCAGATGGTAAAGCGTTGAAGACAGTGACAACCTTGCAA GACATCAATAGCATGATACTCTCCTTGGACTACAATAATTATCATTTACAGATTTTGAGTGCTGATTATCAGTTTTCATTGAACGGCGGAGTGATTATCTTAGTGACCGGGCATTTAACTGGAAAAGACAACgtgcaaagaaaatttactcAAACTTTCTTTCTGGCCCCACAAGACACAGGATTCTTTGTCTTGAACGATATCTTTAAGTACGTAGATGGTGTGGTGGAAAATATTGTTGTTGATCAAAGCACTCCAGAAGCTTCTTTGGCTCCAAATCATG AGCCTTCTGCTGTTGCTGATCAACCTGAGCTGAATCAAACTACATCTGTGGAGGTTAATAATACCAATGGAAAGGAACTTAATAATACCCATGGAAAGGAATCCATTAATGTGTTGGAGAATGGTCAAGAAACTGTTACTGAAAATAGTGTTGTTGCTGAAAATCCTGTTGAATCAAGTCAGAATGTTGCTCCCCAAGTAACAGAGGCAGCTGCTTCTAACACACAGAAGGATGCTCCAAAGAAATCTTTTGCATCAGTG GTGAATGCCTTGAATGGGAATAACGCTCCATTCCTTATGAGGACACGCCCCACTAAACCTGTTGAGCGGCCTCGTGAACCCGTAACGCCAGAAGCTTTTTCTCCCCAGAACAATAGTGCCCCGGAAAAGAATAATGTGCCTGCAG GTAAGTCTTATGCCATTTTCGTTGCCAAACTGCCCATGAATGCAACTGTTGAAGAATTGGAGAAGGTTTTTAAGCAGTTTGGACCCATCAAGCGTGATGGGATTCAAGTGAGAAGCAATAAG CAACAGGGAACCTGTTTCGGTTTTGTAGAATTTGAATCTGCTAAAGCCATGCAAACTGCACTTGAG GCATCTGTAAAATATGGGAATTTTGAGCTACGTGTTGAGGAAAGACGAG CGAACAACAACGAGAGAGGAAGGTATCCGTCAGGAAGGGGTGGGTACCGAAATGACAGTTTTAGAGGCCGCGAGAACTATACTGGAGGCCAAGGTTATGGAAGAAGTGATTCTGAGAAGAGCGAACATCGCGAGTTCTCAGGTCAAACTAGGGGCAATGCCGGTCGCAATGGAGAAGCTTATCAGAGGCCTTACCAGAATGGAGGAAAAGCTGCTCGTCAAACGGGAAAGGTGGTGACATGA
- the LOC117614752 gene encoding LRR receptor-like serine/threonine-protein kinase RPK2: MRCHLLSKTVLLVNVICLLCYCVFSSVSGEALFSDKSILLEIKSSFPDLHGVLSSWSSNSSDHYCSWLGVSCDSKSRVVSLRITGIDGKGGNFQALSCSETLKLQFPFNGFGVWRTSSRSSENLAGKLSPWVGKLTELRVLSLPYNELNGEIPKVVWGLEKLEVLDLEGNLLTGKLPNRFSGLRKLRVLNIGFNRIGGEVPFSLSRCMNLEVLHLAGNEVSGTIPGFFGSFPKLRGLYLSQNRLNGSIPSKFGHNCRNLEQLDVSGNSLVGRIPASLGNCGRLQTLLLFSNMLDGVIPRELGRIQRLEVLDVSRNSLSGPIPFELGQCVNLSVLVLSTRFNPLTSHQNTNEDSSVERSSGWEDDYNYYEGSIPEEITTLPNLKIVWAPRATLEGQLPSNWGGCENLEIVNLAQNLFSGEVVGVFERCKKLHYLNLGSNKLSGKIDEKLPVPCMTVFNVSGNLMSGPIPKFSYRVCPQVPPNSDLVRVHNPSVAYQLLFACRTQLDTHLPLFGASFTMIHDFSGNNFIGPIQHLPLALEGLGKRTVYAFLSGGNKLTGSFPESLLGQCDGLHGMIINVSNNRISGRIPFKVGVMCRSLRFLDVSDNLLSGSIPPDLGYWKSLVFLDLSRNRLQGQIPEDISHLNYLKYLSLANNNLTGAIPASFVRLQSLEVLKLSSNSLSGDIPQGLVNLKNITVFLLDDNKLTGHIPSGMTKARSLSTFNASFNNLSGSFPFNNSVMNCSGVLGNPFLNPCPIVSLTAPSTDQPDSSGNSQYHPDSSSETVGDEDNSGLNSIEIASIVSASAVVLVLLSLVILFFYTRKWIPDSRVQGFEYKEMTVFTDIGASLTFETIVQATANFNASNYIGSGGFGATYKAEIGPGTVVAVKRLAVGRFHGVQQFHAEIKTLGRVRHPNLVTLIGYHASETEMLLIYNYLPGGNLENFIKERSRRPFNWNILHKIALDIAHALAYLHDECIPRVLHRDVKPSNILLDDEYNAYLSDFGLSRLLGTSETHATTGVAGTFGYVAPEYAMTCRVSEKADVYSYGVVLLELISDKEALDPSFSSHGHGFNIVSWACMLLRMGRAKEVFMEGLWDAGPQDDLVEMLYLAVTCTVETLSIRPTMKQVVQRLKRIQPISG; encoded by the coding sequence ATGAGATGCCATCTGCTCTCCAAGACCGTGCTTTTAGTCAACGTCATCTGCTTACTGTGTTACTGCGTTTTCTCTTCCGTTTCCGGGGAAGCGCTGTTTTCCGACAAATCGATTTTGCTTGAGATCAAGAGCTCATTTCCAGACCTACATGGGGTTCTCTCCAGTTGGAGCTCAAACAGCTCCGACCACTACTGTTCGTGGCTTGGGGTCTCCTGCGACTCCAAATCCAGGGTCGTCTCGCTCAGAATCACGGGCATTGATGGAAAAGGAGGTAATTTTCAAGCTCTTTCTTGCTCTGAGACTTTGAAACTTCAATTTCCGTTTAATGGGTTTGGGGTGTGGAGGACTAGTTCACGTAGTAGTGAAAATTTAGCTGGAAAGCTTTCACCTTGGGTTGGAAAGCTCACTGAGCTTAGAGTTTTATCGCTGCCTTACAATGAACTTAACGGCGAAATTCCTAAGGTAGTTTGGGGTTTAGAGAAGCTTGAAGTGCTTGATCTTGAGGGAAATCTGTTGACCGGGAAGTTGCCAAACCGGTTCTCGGGTTTGAGAAAGTTGAGGGTTTTGAATATTGGGTTTAATAGAATTGGCGGCGAGGTTCCTTTTTCGCTTTCCAGATGCATGAATTTGGAGGTTCTGCATTTAGCTGGTAATGAAGTGAGTGGAACCATTCCTGGCTTCTTTGGTAGTTTTCCAAAGTTGCGAGGGCTTTATTTGTCTCAAAATAGGTTAAATGGGTCTATACCATCTAAATTTGGACATAATTGTCGGAATCTTGAACAGCTTGATGTGTCAGGGAATTCCCTTGTTGGAAGGATTCCAGCTAGTTTGGGAAATTGTGGGCGGTTACAgactcttttgttgttttcgaATATGTTGGATGGTGTAATTCCCCGAGAACTTGGTCGGATTCAAAGGCTTGAAGTTCTAGATGTTTCTAGGAATAGCCTTAGCGGTCCAATCCCCTTTGAGCTCGGACAGTGTGTCAATTTGTCCGTTCTTGTCCTATCAACTCGTTTTAATCCGTTGACATCCCATCAGAATACCAATGAAGATTCATCAGTTGAAAGATCTAGTGGTTGGGAGGACGATTACAATTACTATGAAGGCTCCATTCCGGAGGAAATTACAACCCTgccaaatttgaaaatagttTGGGCGCCAAGGGCAACCCTTGAAGGCCAGCTTCCAAGCAATTGGGGTGGTTGTGAGAACTTGGAAATTGTGAACTTAGCTCAGAACCTTTTCAGTGGAGAAGTTGTTGGAGTATTTGAAAGATGCAAGAAGCTGCATTATCTGAATTTGGGCTCAAATAAGCtgagtgggaagattgatgaGAAGCTTCCAGTTCCTTGTATGACCGTTTTCAATGTTAGTGGGAACCTCATGTCTGGACCTATCCCCAAGTTTAGTTACAGAGTGTGCCCCCAGGTGCCCCCGAATTCAGATCTTGTCCGAGTCCACAATCCATCAGTTGCATATCAATTGCTCTTTGCTTGCAGAACTCAGCTTGACACCCATTTACCACTTTTCGGTGCTAGTTTCACAATGATTCACGATTTTAGTGGTAACAACTTCATTGGTCCAATCCAACACCTCCCTCTCGCATTGGAGGGATTGGGGAAGCGGACTGTTTATGCATTTCTTTCTGGCGGGAACAAACTCACTGGATCATTTCCTGAAAGCTTACTAGGACAATGTGATGGATTACATGGAATGATTATCAATGTTAGTAACAACAGGATATCAGGTCGCATTCCTTTTAAGGTTGGAGTGATGTGCAGATCTCTTAGATTCCTGGATGTCTCTGATAATCTATTATCTGGGTCAATACCTCCAGATCTTGGGTATTGGAAATCTCTTGTCTTTCTTGACTTGAGCAGGAACCGGTTGCAGGGTCAAATTCCTGAGGATATCAGTCATTTGAATTATCTTAAGTATCTGTCCCTGGCTAATAACAACCTTACTGGTGCAATTCCTGCTAGTTTTGTGAGGTTACAATCCCTTGAAGTGTTAAAACTATCTTCAAATTCTCTTTCTGGTGATATTCCACAAGGTCTTGTGAACTTGAAAAACATCACTGTTTTTCTGCTTGACGACAATAAACTCACTGGGCACATCCCTTCAGGAATGACTAAGGCGAGATCACTATCTACATTTAATGCATCCTTCAATAACCTGTCTGGTTCATTTCCATTTAACAATAGTGTGATGAACTGTAGCGGTGTCCTTGGAAACCCTTTCCTTAATCCATGCCCTATTGTTTCACTCACTGCTCCATCAACAGATCAACCAGATAGCTCTGGGAATTCACAATATCACCCTGATTCTTCATCAGAAACTGTTGGTGATGAGGACAATAGTGGATTAAACTCAATTGAGATTGCATCTATAGTATCTGCATCAGCTGTTGTTTTGGTTCTGCTCTCACTTgttatccttttcttttacaCTAGAAAATGGATACCAGATTCCAGGGTTCAGGGTTTTGAATATAAAGAAATGACAGTTTTTACAGACATTGGGGCTTCATTGACGTTTGAGACTATTGTTCAAGCAACAGCAAATTTTAATGCCAGCAACTACATCGGGAGTGGAGGATTTGGGGCCACTTACAAAGCCGAAATCGGTCCTGGAACCGTTGTAGCTGTAAAGAGGCTTGCTGTTGGAAGGTTTCATGGTGTTCAACAGTTCCATGCTGAGATTAAGACCCTTGGAAGGGTGAGACACCCCAACCTGGTGACTTTAATAGGTTACCATGCCAGTGAAACTGAGATGTTactcatatataattatttgcCAGGAGGcaatttggaaaattttattaaggaaAGATCTAGAAGACCTTTTAATTGGAATATTCTCCACAAGATTGCTCTGGATATAGCCCATGCACTTGCTTATCTGCATGATGAGTGTATTCCGCGTGTCCTGCACCGTGATGTCAAGCCAAGTAATATACTGTTAGATGATGAGTACAATGCCTATTTGTCTGACTTTGGATTATCTAGGCTTTTGGGAACTTCTGAAACACATGCAACAACTGGTGTGGCAGGGACTTTTGGTTACGTAGCACCAGAGTATGCTATGACTTGTCGTGTGTCTGAAAAGGCTGATGTTTACAGTTATGGTGTCGTGCTGCTTGAATTGATTTCGGATAAAGAAGCCTTGGacccttcattttcttcacatggccatggtttcaaCATTGTTTCTTGGGCATGCATGCTGTTACGAATGGGTCGGGCTAAGGAGGTCTTCATGGAAGGGCTATGGGATGCCGGACCCCAGGATGATCTGGTAGAGATGCTGTACTTGGCTGTAACGTGCACAGTTGAGACCCTCTCCATTAGGCCTACAATGAAGCAAGTTGTCCAAAGGTTGAAGCGAATCCAACCTATTTCAGGCTAG